Genomic DNA from Flavobacterium sp. N502540:
ATTTTATCTTTTTTCATGATTTTATAAGTTTAGTTGTTAATTCCTGTTAATAGTCGGTTTAGAATTTTATCCGATTGGGTATAATCATCAAGAATTAATTATACCCAACAGATAAAGTCTTTTTTTCTTCGCACGAGTAACAGAGCATCCATTGATGTCCGAACTTATCCGTAAGATTCCCGAACAAAGCTCCATAAAAAGTCCTTTCTAACGGATGGGTAGCCTGACCATCTTTAGATAAGTCAGCATAAACCTTTCGTGTTTCTTCTTCACTGTCAAACGTGAGCATCATCGAGAAGGCATTTCCTTTTGTCAGGTTTTCGGGAGCCATATCCGATCCCATAATGGTAAGAGTATCGCTTTTAAGGGTGGCGTGCAAAATACATCTTTTCATTTTCTCCGGCAGCTCTTCTCCTATTGGTGAATCGGCTATAGTTTGCATTTCGAGTTCGCCTCCAAGACAAGCTTTGTAGAACAACATCGCGTCTCTGCAATTACCGTTAAATGTTAAATAAGAATTAAGCTGTGCCATTTTAATAGGGTTATTGTTGTGGAATTTTCGCCAGATCCATATACAGAACTTCCCAAAGGTGTCCGTCTAAATCTTCGAAACTGCGTTGCTGCATAAAACCATAGTCTTTCGGCTCTGCAGTTTCTTTACCTCCTGCTTTTAAGGCATTATTGATCATTTCATTCACTTCATCTACACTTTCTACTGACAAGGAATTAATTACCGAAGCTTTCTCGAAAGCATTACCGATTTCTTTATTGATAAACTCACTGAATTTATGGTGAGTCAACAACATCACATAAATTTCTTCGGTTAGAACCATACAGGCTGCTGTAGCATCTGTAAATTGAGGATTGTTTGTAAATCCGATTGCTGTGTAAAAAGACATTGCTTTTTGTAAATCTGCTACCGGCAGATTGATGAAAATTTTTGTTGCCATTTTGTGTGATTTTTTAATTGTTAATTGATAGTACAAAGATGGAGCGGAAATCACAGAATCCACCTACACAAAAACGACAACAAAAAGGGCATTTACGACAAACTATCTTTATCTTTGAAATTGCATTGAAATCAATTGTTGTATCCTTATGATCCCGGTAAAGTACTGTATCCAACACTCAACCTCGGAAAATCAAGGGCTCAGCAACAGTCATTCAATTGTAAATCTTTAACCTAATTTGATCTAACCCTTAAAAAACCATGATAAAAAAAGTAAGCATTCTTGTTCCTGAAAGTTCGGTTCTGCAGGCAATTGCAGATCCGCAATACTTATTTTCGGCTGTAAATCAATTTATGACCGCCTCCGGTAAAAAATTATTGTTTGATGTACAATTAGTAGGTTTAGAGAAAGAAGTAAAACTTAATAACGGATTGTATTCCGTTAATACGTCTCAGCTCACAAAAGATATTACTGCCACTGATTTGATTGTGATTCCTGCCTTATTTGGAGACATGAAAGATGCGATTGCTCAAAATCAAGGACTATTACCCTGGATCAGCGAACAATATCATAAGGGTGCCGAGATTGCATCGTTATGTGTTGGAGCGTTTTTACTAGCTTCCACTGGTCTGTTAAACGGCAAAAAATGTTCTACCCATTGGGGATTTCAAAATGAGTTTAGAGAAATGTTTCCCGAAGTAGAAGTCATAGACGGAAGCATTATTACCGAAGAGCATCGTCTTTATTCCAGCGGTGGGGCACATTCGTACTGGAACCTATTGCTTCATCTGGTCGAAAAATATACCGACAGAGAGACGGCTATACTTGCCTCCAAATACTTTGCCATCGATATCGACAGAGACAGTCAGGCTTCTTTTGCAATGTTTCAGGGACAAAAGAATCATAACGACGAGGCCATTAAACAGGTGCAGAATTTTATTGAAGATAATATTCAGGAAAAAATCACCATTGATGAATTGGCCGAAATGGTATTACTGGGAAGAAGAAGTTTTGAAAGAAGATTTAAAGCTGCAACCAACAATTCAGTTTTAGAATATATCAATCGGGTGAAAATTGAGTACGCCAAAAAAAGTTTCGAGACCAGCCGTAAAAATATCAATGAGGTAATGTACGATGTAGGCTATACCGATACAAAAGCATTTCGAACCATTTTTAAGAAAGTAACAGGATTAAATCCATTGGAATATCGTAATAAGTATAATAAAATGGCGGTTAGTTAATTACTTCTACTCGTCGTCAATCCCTTAATTTAACACCTGGAAACATCATTTTTTGCTCTAAAAGAAGACGTTTCACTTACTTTGAGGTTCGCAATAGTTATTTGCGAAAAATGGCTATGAGAAAAATCTTAAAATAGTCCCTAAAAAAGTAACGGTCTTAAATTAAAAAATCACTATTTTTAACCAACCATCAACCTATTTCTATGACCGATAAATCACAACTTCGAAGTTCTATTTTCAGACATCTTGACGGTCTGGCTGTTGCTCCGGTTGCAATTGCACTACAAAACCACAAAGTTTTAGAGTATATCCTAAATCAAAAGCAAGTACAACTATCGCAGTTAACTACTACTTTTAAAGCAAATGAAGGTTATCTGAATGTTGGCTTGAGAATTCTGGCCTCTCAGGGCTTTCTAGAGTATGAAGTAGATAATCGTACACAGGAAATAACCATCATAACAAACGAAAAAACAGAAATCGCTTTTTCGCTGTTTCATCTCTATCAGGATGTTGTTGATTTACTTCAATTCTCCGGGCAGTTTCATCCAAGACTTTTTGACGATGTGCCCTTTGAAAAACTCAATCTTATTTTTGAAAAATATAAAAAAGGATATGGAATAGCGCCTTCTGATGATCCTTTAAAAAACAGTCTTCAGGAACAGGTTTTAAAACATATAGAAGGACATTTGATTGGTCCAACTATTGTGCGTCTGGCCATGAAAGGAATGTTTCACAAGTACTTTATGGAGACGTCTTTCCAACCCGAAGAGTTTCATAAATCTCCGGAAAACTTTAAAAAAATACTGGACTTTTTTGTACATCTTGGATGGTTCTTAGAAAAAAATGGCAATTATCAGTTTACTGAAACTGGTTTGTTTTACGCCAAAAGAGCCAGTGCTTATGGTGTTACAGTTTCTTACTTGCCCACCTTTGCTAAAATTGAGGAATTGATTTTTGGTGATCCGGCAGTTTTAAGAATGATAGCGGATGGTGAAAATGAAATTCACGTAGACCGCGAAATGAATGTATGGGGAAGCGGTGGTGCTCACGATACTTATTTTAAAGTGGTGGACGAAATTATTGTCAGTCTGTTTAATTTACCAATCGAAAAACAACCTAAAGGAATACTTGATATGGGTTGTGGTAATGGTGCTTTTTTACAGCATATTTTTGAAGTTATTGACAGGCAGACTTTACGTGGAAAAATGCTTGACGACTACCCTTTGTTTTTAGTTGGTGCCGACTATAATCAGGCGGCTTTAAAAATAACCAGAGCCAATCTTATTAAGGCCGACATTTGGGCAAAGGTGATCTGGGGCGATATTGGAAACCCTCAACTTCTTTCGGAGGATCTGAAAGAAAACTACAATATTGATTTGAAGGATTTGCTTAACGTAAGGACATTTTTAGATCACAATCGAATTTGGAAAGATCCCGAACACATCAACAAAGATAGAATCAGTACGTCTACCGGTGCATTTGCTTACAGAGGAAAAAGAATCAATAACAATCTGGTCGAAGACAATCTGTTGGAACATTTACAAAAATGGTCGCCTTATGTGCGTAAATTTGGCTTGCTGTTGATTGAATTGCATACCATCAATCCCAAACTTGCAGCCGCTAATATCGGAAAAACTCCCGCAACGGCTTATGATGCTACTCATGGTTTCTCGGACCAATATATTGTGGAGATTGACGTTTTTAATAAAGTCGCAGCAAAAGCCGGATTATTTCCGGACCAATCGATTTTTAAACGTTTCCCCGATGCCGATATCGCTACAGTAAGTATCAATTTATTAAAGGGAAACTAAAAACTCAAAATTATTATTGTTTTTAACTTTTTGAGTATAAATCATTTTAACACATAGAAACATAGGTTCAGCATCCGTAAAAAAGCATTTCACTTCATTTAGCACCTGGTACCAGGTGAAAGGAATGTATTTTCTTTTTTCTCTTTTAGATTAAAATCTATGTTTCTACGTGATTACTCATTTTTTTTTTTATTAAACTCAACACAACGGGTTATTTAAACATTTTTTAGTCGTTTAGCATAACTCTCCCCAAGCCTTAGAATTATTAGTTACAATAGTGCTTTTAGTCCGGAAATTACTGCTCTTTCCTTTATTCCTTCACCTAAAAGAGTCTCTTCAATAACAAAATATCTGTCTAATTGAAGTCCTTCGAATTATTGAACTCTTTATACTTTTTAAAAATTAGATAAACTACTACAAAACAGGTATTTATACGTAATTTAAATCTGCTTAGTTATTGTAATTTTATTCTTATTAATCAGATTCAACACTGCACTACAGTATCGTCTACAAGCCTTTTACAATTTATTTTGTTCGAACATTATATTGAAAAAGTACTACTGTCATTCTCTCTTCACGCCTCAATTTTATACGATAATCCGATCCTTCTTTTTGAATTATTTCAAACTTACCTATCGATATGAATTACAAATCCATATACCAACAATTATCTATTTAATAACCCCTTAAACCACAAACAATGAACTTAAAAGAAAAACTTAACGAAATTGGCCAAAAGCCGGACATGATTTTAATTATTACTGATGAGCAGCGCGCTACTCAACATTTCCCACCGGGATGGGAGGAAGAAAATCTTCCCACACTGACTTTTCTAAAAAAGAATGGTTTTAGTTTCGACCGTGCATTTTGCAATACCTGCATGTGCTCCCCTAGCCGTTCGACCTTATTTACAGGTTTATACCCTGCAAAACATGGTGTGAGTCAAACGTTAACTGTAGGCGGTCTCTTGTCGCCTCAGGAGCCTACTCTTAGCAATGCATTACCCAATATTATGAATACGCTTTGGGCGGATGGCTATGATGTGCAATACCGAGGAAAATGGCACATGAGTAAAGGTGTTGCCCCTAATGGAACTAAAACCAATTATGATGATTTAACTCCTGCTGATATTTCTTTATTTGGGGCTATGGGCTGGATTTCTCCCGACGCCGGTGAAGATGTTAATCCGCTTAATTTTGGAGGTGGCTACGCCAATCACGACGCCAGATACACCGCCGAGGCTATCCAATATTTAAAAGAAGTGAGAGCACAGCGAGCTGCAGGAAATCATAAACCATATTGTTTGATTCTTTCTCTCGTAAATCCTCATGATGTATTGGCTTATCCTAATACAGCAGGTACATCAGGATACCATCCGGACAGCTGGCTGACCAGAGAAATAGGACTTCCTGCTACTGTAAACGAAAATTTACTGGAAAATAAAAAACCTATGGCTCAGGAACAAATTCTGATTAATATGGCTTTAAGCCTTGGTGCCATCAATAGTACCGAAGATAAACTGAATTATATTAATTTTTACGGTTATTTGTTAAGTCTTGCCGACAAACAGTTTGGCTATCTGATCGACGAATTGTACAGAGAAGATGAACACGGCAAAAAACTAGCCGATTCGGCCTTAGTTACGATGACATCCGATCATGGAGAAATGGGACTCGCTCATGGCGGATTACGTCAGAAAACTTTTGTCGCTTACGAAGAAGCTTTAAGAGTTCCACTTGTTATATCTAATCCGATATTGTTTAAAGATCATCCTGTCAAACACTCTATGGCTTTAGCAACCTTAGCAGATATTTTTCCAACTTTTATTGATATGGCCAACATATCCAATCCGCCAACAGGACTTGCTGGTACCAGTTTACTGCCAATAATGCAGGACAACACTCCTGTTCAGCACAGTATTTTGTTTACTTACGATGATATCAAAGCAGGTTCTAACAGTACCTGGACGATCGTAAGAGCTGCGAATCGCATTCGATGTATCAGAACCGAAAAATGGAAATTTGACTATTATTTTGATGCTGCTACGGCCTACTTCAAACAGTATGAACTCTATGATTTAGTTAATGACCCGTTGGAAATCACAAACCTTGCCTACGATCCGGCTTATAGTGAAATCAGACACGAATTAGAAGAACAACTCCATCAGCTGGAAGTAGAGAAACTTTGGGTAAATGCACCAAAAGATGTTTATAGTACGACAACGTTTAACTAAGAACAGCTGCAGAACACAGTTCTAAAAAAGTATAAAACAATAACCCGTTGGGTGGAATTGAACAAAATTTAATTTCACCCAACGGGTTAAAACAATAATCAAAAAAGAAAAATTATGTCAGAAAATATAAATCTGGAAGTCAATACGGCAAAGTATACGGATTTCAATTATCCTAATGGCGGAGAAACCAGCATACAAGGCGTAAGAGGCGTGACAGGATCTGAGAATGTGTACATTTCAGGCAGTTTAATAGGCCTTAATGATATCGTTCAGGGCTTAATCTATGAAGGACCACTTAATGGAAGCGGTAATCAGGGCAAATGGAATATTATAAATTTCCCAAGCACGCCAACAGCAACGGTTATCAATACCTCTTGTTACGGTCCTAATAACGGACATCATGGCAAAGTACAAATAGTAGGTTCCTATAAAATTTCTGCCTCTTCCGGTAAAGCTCCAAGCGGAAATCTTGGTTTTTATTACGAAGGTCCGGCAGATGGTTCAGGAACCTGGATTCAGGTTTCTCCAAATGACGGTAATACCAATAATGTATTTGTTCATAGTATAATGGGCGGAATCGCTGTTGGAAATTATGATGTAGAGAATGACAAGAATGGATATGCATTCCTATATGATATTGTCACTAAAGAATACATTGATTTTAAAGTTCCCGATTCCTTAACGACTACTTTGTACGGTATCTGGCACAATGGCGGTGATCATTATACTATGGCAGGCGGTTATTCGAGTGCTAAATTAGAGGAAATAAGTCAGGCTTTCGTGGTGGATTATAATTCCAAAACAAAGCAAACGAGTAATTTAAAATCGTTTAGTTACAAGAATGAAACGATTCTGTCTGTAGTTACCCATTTTGAAGGTATCACTGCATCCAAAGACAATGGCTATCATATGCCGTCGGACTGGATTAGTGTTAACGGAAAAGATATGGGAGCTTCCTTTGTTGCTGTAAATCGAAATTCAGATGGTTCATTTGGAGAAGCCAACTGGGTAGATATTGATTTTCCGAATGCTGACAGTACAAGTGCTAATACGGCTTATCAAAATAGTATTTTAGGTGTTTATACCGTCAAAGATGATTCGGGTACCGTAACAGTCTCTTCGTATGTTGCAAAAGTTCATCCGTGAAAATAGAGCATAATCATCTAAGTTGGAAATTTTAACGCAAAGCACGCTAAGAATTTTAGCTGTATTACGCTTAGAAAGGCAAAGTTCGCAAAGCTATACTTAGACAAAGCTTTGCGAACTTTATGCTTTTTACATAAAACCTACGCATAAAAAAACTTAGCGTACTTTGCGTTTAAAAGCCAAAGTCTGCAAAGCTTTTCTTTTATAAAAAAAGAAATCGCCTCAAGTTTTACATTGAGACGACTTCCTTCAATTTCATACACTCATTAAATTAATAAGTGTTTCACTCGAAAAATATTAGTTTTTAATTATTTTTCTGGTAACTACTTTTCCATTTTCAGAGATAAACTGAACGATGTAAATTCCTGGAACTTGTTTGGAGATATTTACACTAAATTCTTTTTGTTTATTTGTTTTTTCTTCAAAAACAACCGTATTGAAAATGCTTGTTATTTTTAATGTTCCCTGCTCCTCACTATTGACCGCTATTTTAAATACTCCGTTTGTTGGATTCGGATAGATAGCAACAATACGAGATTCAGGAGCTTCAACAAGTGACGTGGTGCCGGCTTTAGTATTCGGTTTAGCTTTTACCAGTGCAAAACGCTCTCCTCCTTCAAGTTCTCCGCTTTTAGCATCTTCCTGAACAAGGTCTAAGGTAATTTGCTCTTCAACAGGGAAATCTTTTGCCACTTTGAAATCAAATGTGATTCCGAAAGTTTCATCGATATCAATAGGCAGGTTTGCTATGGATGCTTCTCTGGAAGTAATAAGGATCTTATTTTTATCTAAAATCTGCACGCCTTTCAAACTTCCATTGGACAGTGCTCTTTCAAATAGTTTTGGATCCAGTGTAGCTTCAACTGTACCGCCCAAATCAAAGAAATTATTCTTCAACTGTTCGTTAAATCCTCTGTCTATAAATCTCACGTTGATATTTTTAGATCTGATTCCTCTGATGAATACTGCAGTTGGAGGGACAAAATCAGTCGTATTCAGATTGTAAACACTTAAATTTTTCCAGGCTATATTATTGTTGTTTTTGGTATTTACACCTATACCCACATTCGTTTGTTCATTAAACATCGGATCTTCTGATGATTCTATTCTTGCCGCTAAACAAAAGTGATGGATGTCGTAAGTGAAATCAGCAGGATTTGGCGGATACCAAGGAATAACTACCGTAGCATTTCCACCTGCAGCGATTGCCGGGATAGCTACCTCTCCAATATAATCACCATGCAATACAGTCCCTACATAAAAATTAACAAAATTGGTAGGCCATGTTAATCCTGAAGAAGCTTTTGCAAAGTACAGTTTCACTTTTCCGGAAGCACTGGCAACGGTTCCTTTATTAGTAACTTTAACGTAAACTCCGTTTGGAGAACTTAATTTAAACTCAGGATTTTCATGTGCAGTTCCTCCATCAATGGTTTGTCTTACCCAGATATCATCACTGATCCACATAGGTCCAGAATCCGGGTTTGGTTGTAATCCCACATCAAACGGTCTGTCTTTGATGTAAAGATCCGGTACGGTAATTCCGGTTACCACTGTTGAGAAATTCTGACTTCCATTGACCAAACTTCCCTTGTGAGTTACTGTGATAGTATATGTTCCCGCTGCGCCAACAATTCTGATGCGCTCAAAAGGATCTCTGGTATTATCACCCAATCCGTTTGTTGTTGCGGTAAGCAATCGGTACGGAAAATTAGTTCCCGCCCCATTAGTCACTCGAATGTCTAAATCGTTTATCAATTTTGCTGTACCAATATTTGGTGTACTTCCTGAATAAGCAACACCGGCTGGATCTGTCCATGAAATAGAAGCAATTAACGGATTAACTCCGTCTGAAGTTACCGACAATGTATAAGTACCTCCATTCACCAATGTGCTTTCCTGAACAATTGATGCTGTGCCGTTTTTTGTAATGGTTTCCGCAGCAAATTTTGCATTCAATAAACCCCATCCAAAAATAGCATCAGGACCAACAGCTCCAGCATCGTCTGCGGTATGGAGAGCCAATCCTTTTAGAGTGGCAGCACGCATAAAGTTTCCGGTCAGATTTTTATAATGCTGTTGCAGCAAAAGTAATGTTCCGGTTACGTTTGGAGCTGCCATTGAAGTTCCGCTGGCATT
This window encodes:
- a CDS encoding VOC family protein, with product MAQLNSYLTFNGNCRDAMLFYKACLGGELEMQTIADSPIGEELPEKMKRCILHATLKSDTLTIMGSDMAPENLTKGNAFSMMLTFDSEEETRKVYADLSKDGQATHPLERTFYGALFGNLTDKFGHQWMLCYSCEEKKTLSVGYN
- a CDS encoding VOC family protein, yielding MATKIFINLPVADLQKAMSFYTAIGFTNNPQFTDATAACMVLTEEIYVMLLTHHKFSEFINKEIGNAFEKASVINSLSVESVDEVNEMINNALKAGGKETAEPKDYGFMQQRSFEDLDGHLWEVLYMDLAKIPQQ
- a CDS encoding GlxA family transcriptional regulator gives rise to the protein MIKKVSILVPESSVLQAIADPQYLFSAVNQFMTASGKKLLFDVQLVGLEKEVKLNNGLYSVNTSQLTKDITATDLIVIPALFGDMKDAIAQNQGLLPWISEQYHKGAEIASLCVGAFLLASTGLLNGKKCSTHWGFQNEFREMFPEVEVIDGSIITEEHRLYSSGGAHSYWNLLLHLVEKYTDRETAILASKYFAIDIDRDSQASFAMFQGQKNHNDEAIKQVQNFIEDNIQEKITIDELAEMVLLGRRSFERRFKAATNNSVLEYINRVKIEYAKKSFETSRKNINEVMYDVGYTDTKAFRTIFKKVTGLNPLEYRNKYNKMAVS
- a CDS encoding class I SAM-dependent methyltransferase encodes the protein MTDKSQLRSSIFRHLDGLAVAPVAIALQNHKVLEYILNQKQVQLSQLTTTFKANEGYLNVGLRILASQGFLEYEVDNRTQEITIITNEKTEIAFSLFHLYQDVVDLLQFSGQFHPRLFDDVPFEKLNLIFEKYKKGYGIAPSDDPLKNSLQEQVLKHIEGHLIGPTIVRLAMKGMFHKYFMETSFQPEEFHKSPENFKKILDFFVHLGWFLEKNGNYQFTETGLFYAKRASAYGVTVSYLPTFAKIEELIFGDPAVLRMIADGENEIHVDREMNVWGSGGAHDTYFKVVDEIIVSLFNLPIEKQPKGILDMGCGNGAFLQHIFEVIDRQTLRGKMLDDYPLFLVGADYNQAALKITRANLIKADIWAKVIWGDIGNPQLLSEDLKENYNIDLKDLLNVRTFLDHNRIWKDPEHINKDRISTSTGAFAYRGKRINNNLVEDNLLEHLQKWSPYVRKFGLLLIELHTINPKLAAANIGKTPATAYDATHGFSDQYIVEIDVFNKVAAKAGLFPDQSIFKRFPDADIATVSINLLKGN
- a CDS encoding sulfatase-like hydrolase/transferase; translated protein: MNLKEKLNEIGQKPDMILIITDEQRATQHFPPGWEEENLPTLTFLKKNGFSFDRAFCNTCMCSPSRSTLFTGLYPAKHGVSQTLTVGGLLSPQEPTLSNALPNIMNTLWADGYDVQYRGKWHMSKGVAPNGTKTNYDDLTPADISLFGAMGWISPDAGEDVNPLNFGGGYANHDARYTAEAIQYLKEVRAQRAAGNHKPYCLILSLVNPHDVLAYPNTAGTSGYHPDSWLTREIGLPATVNENLLENKKPMAQEQILINMALSLGAINSTEDKLNYINFYGYLLSLADKQFGYLIDELYREDEHGKKLADSALVTMTSDHGEMGLAHGGLRQKTFVAYEEALRVPLVISNPILFKDHPVKHSMALATLADIFPTFIDMANISNPPTGLAGTSLLPIMQDNTPVQHSILFTYDDIKAGSNSTWTIVRAANRIRCIRTEKWKFDYYFDAATAYFKQYELYDLVNDPLEITNLAYDPAYSEIRHELEEQLHQLEVEKLWVNAPKDVYSTTTFN
- a CDS encoding S8 family serine peptidase, whose amino-acid sequence is MKNLYKIMLLCVCGATYAQTQNDIAKIRSGSNVSELQSLSQRYQTEADQKKQRISNLAKANGWRTSFSNKNGTTSELVDVSADGKTPIYFATENVNAAKSTRANYLNSGGGLGLNLNGQNMTAYVWDGGATLPTHNEFGGRVSINDGVTAIVAGSNNSQHANHVTGTIVAAGTVAASKGMAFQGNARTNEWTNDLSEATTAAANGMLISNHSYGWATRNSAGTVLIAPWQFGAYQTTARDWDNLMFNAPYYLQVKSAGNDGGDNTANTSPLGGFTAYDKLTGFSTSKNNLVIANANDAVISSTGALTSVTISGSSSQGPTDDLRIKPDLAGNGTSVYSTATLTNPVTPLTNSSYGNASGTSMAAPNVTGTLLLLQQHYKNLTGNFMRAATLKGLALHTADDAGAVGPDAIFGWGLLNAKFAAETITKNGTASIVQESTLVNGGTYTLSVTSDGVNPLIASISWTDPAGVAYSGSTPNIGTAKLINDLDIRVTNGAGTNFPYRLLTATTNGLGDNTRDPFERIRIVGAAGTYTITVTHKGSLVNGSQNFSTVVTGITVPDLYIKDRPFDVGLQPNPDSGPMWISDDIWVRQTIDGGTAHENPEFKLSSPNGVYVKVTNKGTVASASGKVKLYFAKASSGLTWPTNFVNFYVGTVLHGDYIGEVAIPAIAAGGNATVVIPWYPPNPADFTYDIHHFCLAARIESSEDPMFNEQTNVGIGVNTKNNNNIAWKNLSVYNLNTTDFVPPTAVFIRGIRSKNINVRFIDRGFNEQLKNNFFDLGGTVEATLDPKLFERALSNGSLKGVQILDKNKILITSREASIANLPIDIDETFGITFDFKVAKDFPVEEQITLDLVQEDAKSGELEGGERFALVKAKPNTKAGTTSLVEAPESRIVAIYPNPTNGVFKIAVNSEEQGTLKITSIFNTVVFEEKTNKQKEFSVNISKQVPGIYIVQFISENGKVVTRKIIKN